The following are encoded together in the Tepidiforma bonchosmolovskayae genome:
- a CDS encoding ferritin-like domain-containing protein: MTSPAFVDVPGLNFDWLNLDTETGARLQASRRGLTLEQINTLTRYGVVDLDEAGAPVFKPRGAVADPRSPRHARQYRSKADVWSESAMLLYEEANQRQWSSAVDIPWETIQPLPDDLEWAMCTLCTFLTQVEFIAGDLPGRFMEQVHPDHFESQLFLGTQIMDESRHLDVFRKRALVNGGGMVDAGFGAINLLSVDDFTEMTALLHLVGEGFVQTLFRMGELIAQNEAEKKIFRLAAQDESRHLAFGVTHMKYVMDTEPWRKEEMHHYLDIQEGALAQSQQASLTTNPTTGEALAILAGGGIEHIDEGFAKLLLMRKRQVNEYMHRLEVIGLGDRRERMAPGLREFLDPVN; this comes from the coding sequence ATGACGTCGCCTGCATTTGTGGACGTTCCCGGGCTGAACTTCGACTGGCTGAACCTCGACACCGAGACCGGCGCGCGGCTCCAGGCGAGCCGCCGGGGGCTCACGCTCGAGCAGATCAACACGCTCACGCGGTACGGGGTCGTCGACCTCGACGAAGCGGGGGCGCCGGTCTTCAAGCCGCGGGGCGCCGTCGCCGACCCGCGGTCGCCGCGGCACGCGCGCCAGTACCGTTCGAAGGCGGACGTCTGGTCGGAAAGCGCGATGCTGCTCTACGAAGAGGCGAACCAGCGGCAGTGGTCGAGCGCAGTGGATATCCCGTGGGAGACGATTCAGCCGCTGCCGGATGACCTCGAATGGGCGATGTGCACGCTGTGCACGTTCCTGACGCAGGTGGAGTTCATCGCGGGCGACCTGCCGGGGCGGTTCATGGAGCAGGTGCACCCGGACCACTTCGAGTCGCAGCTGTTCCTGGGCACGCAGATTATGGATGAGAGCCGGCACCTCGATGTGTTCCGGAAGCGTGCGCTGGTGAACGGCGGCGGGATGGTGGATGCCGGGTTCGGCGCGATCAACCTGCTCTCGGTGGATGACTTCACCGAGATGACGGCCCTGCTGCACCTGGTGGGCGAGGGGTTCGTCCAGACGCTGTTCCGGATGGGCGAGCTGATTGCGCAGAACGAGGCGGAGAAGAAGATTTTCCGGCTTGCGGCGCAGGACGAGAGCCGCCACCTGGCGTTCGGGGTCACGCACATGAAGTACGTGATGGACACCGAACCGTGGCGGAAGGAAGAGATGCACCACTACCTGGACATCCAGGAGGGGGCCCTGGCGCAGAGCCAGCAGGCGAGCCTGACGACGAACCCGACGACCGGCGAAGCGCTGGCGATCCTTGCCGGCGGGGGCATCGAACACATCGACGAGGGGTTCGCCAAGCTCCTGCTGATGCGGAAGCGGCAGGTGAACGAGTACATGCACCGGCTCGAAGTGATTGGGTTGGGCGACCGGCGCGAACGGATGGCGCCGGGCCTGCGCGAATTCCTCGACCCGGTCAACTGA
- a CDS encoding 2-isopropylmalate synthase, translated as MPEKIYIFDTTLRDGEQSAGVAFTPGEKLEIARQLEKLGVDIIEAGFPCSTPGDLEAVRTIAREVRTPTICALARAVPADIDTAWEAVKEASEPRIHVFINSSDIQMAHQLRKDREQVLIQAEEMVKHAARYTSNVEFSPMDATRADPHFIFEIVRRCIDAGATTINIPDSVGYAIPEELGAFFRALFENVPNIHKARVSFHGQNDLGLCTANTLTAIQNGARQVEVTINGIGERAGNTSLEEVVMAIKTRSDFLPFYTDINTREIYRTSKLVERYSGMPVQWNKAIVGKNAFRHGSGIHQDGILKLRETWEIMDPAEIGIPQGTQLVLGKLSGRHAFKEHMVELGYELTDEELNRVFAAFKELADKKIEVDDRDLEALVNENVRAMDTAGWRLDLVQVSAGDHATPTATLRLVDPDGNIRVDAAVGTGPVDAVYRAMNRITGLAPRLTEFSVKSVTEGIDAQGEVTIRIEDDKGRTYTGRAADTDIIVASARAYMNALNRMLAVQARNAEVRANP; from the coding sequence ATGCCCGAAAAGATTTACATCTTCGATACCACCCTCCGTGACGGCGAACAGTCCGCAGGCGTCGCCTTCACGCCCGGCGAAAAGCTCGAAATCGCCCGTCAGCTCGAAAAGCTCGGCGTCGACATCATTGAAGCCGGCTTCCCCTGCTCCACGCCCGGCGACCTCGAAGCCGTCCGCACCATCGCCCGCGAGGTCCGCACGCCGACCATCTGCGCCCTCGCCCGCGCCGTCCCGGCCGACATCGACACCGCCTGGGAGGCCGTCAAAGAAGCCTCCGAGCCCCGCATCCACGTCTTTATCAACTCCAGCGACATCCAAATGGCCCACCAGCTCCGCAAGGACCGCGAGCAGGTGCTCATCCAGGCCGAGGAGATGGTGAAGCACGCCGCCCGCTACACCAGCAACGTCGAATTCAGCCCGATGGACGCCACCCGGGCCGACCCCCACTTCATCTTCGAAATCGTCCGCCGCTGCATCGATGCCGGCGCCACCACCATCAACATCCCCGACTCCGTCGGCTACGCCATCCCCGAAGAGCTCGGCGCCTTCTTCCGCGCACTCTTCGAAAACGTCCCGAATATCCACAAGGCCCGCGTCTCCTTCCACGGCCAGAACGACCTCGGCCTCTGCACCGCCAACACCCTCACCGCCATCCAGAACGGCGCCCGCCAGGTCGAGGTCACCATCAACGGTATCGGCGAGCGCGCCGGCAATACCTCGCTCGAGGAAGTCGTCATGGCCATCAAGACCCGCAGCGACTTCCTCCCCTTCTACACCGACATCAACACCCGCGAGATCTACCGCACCTCCAAGCTCGTCGAGCGCTACTCCGGCATGCCCGTCCAGTGGAACAAGGCGATCGTCGGCAAGAACGCCTTCCGCCACGGCTCCGGCATCCACCAGGACGGCATCCTCAAGCTCCGCGAAACCTGGGAAATCATGGACCCCGCCGAAATCGGCATCCCCCAGGGCACCCAGCTCGTCCTCGGCAAGCTCTCCGGCCGCCACGCCTTCAAGGAGCACATGGTCGAACTCGGCTACGAACTGACCGACGAAGAGCTCAACCGCGTCTTCGCCGCCTTCAAAGAGCTCGCCGATAAGAAAATCGAAGTCGACGACCGCGACCTCGAGGCGCTCGTCAACGAAAACGTCCGCGCCATGGACACCGCCGGCTGGCGGCTCGACCTCGTCCAGGTGTCCGCGGGTGACCACGCGACCCCCACCGCCACCCTCCGCCTCGTCGACCCCGACGGCAACATCCGGGTCGACGCCGCCGTCGGCACGGGCCCGGTCGATGCCGTCTACCGCGCCATGAACCGGATCACCGGCCTCGCCCCGCGCCTCACCGAGTTCTCCGTCAAGAGCGTGACCGAAGGCATCGACGCCCAGGGCGAAGTCACCATTCGCATTGAAGACGACAAGGGCCGCACCTACACCGGCCGCGCCGCCGATACCGACATCATCGTCGCCAGCGCCCGGGCCTACATGAACGCCCTCAACCGGATGCTCGCCGTCCAGGCGCGCAACGCCGAGGTCCGCGCCAACCCGTAG
- a CDS encoding MFS transporter, translated as MPESSRAPRFYGWVVVGAVFGVLFVAFGAAYSFAAFFNALRDDFGATRGDISLVFALAGFLYFGLGSVTGLLADRLGPRQVIAAGVLCIAAGMAAAALAREVWQVYLTYSLGVGVGVGLSYVPAVGVVQRWFIRRRGMASGFAVAGIGAGTLVMPLVAAIAIETLGWRPAFVLLAAVALAIGIPSVLAIVPTPADRGLYPDGDRVPPPVVGPAGGPTVAQVLRTRAFWLMFGAGLSTSLGIFIPFAHLTPYARDHGYSDAFGALLVGFIGIGSIAGRLVLGGSADRLGRRRSLAGTFTAMGVCLAWWLVATQAWALVIFALAFGASYGGFVALMPALAADYFAGRRFSTVLGLIYTSAAVGALVGPTLAGALYDARESYALPITLGIVLNGVAVACMALLRDPAPAGRPAPSAAPAAH; from the coding sequence ATGCCGGAGTCCTCCCGGGCGCCCCGCTTTTATGGCTGGGTCGTGGTCGGCGCCGTCTTCGGCGTCCTCTTCGTCGCCTTCGGCGCCGCCTACTCCTTCGCAGCCTTCTTCAACGCCCTCCGCGACGACTTCGGCGCCACCCGCGGCGATATTTCCCTCGTCTTCGCCCTGGCGGGCTTCCTCTACTTCGGCCTCGGGTCCGTCACCGGCCTCCTCGCCGACCGGCTCGGGCCCCGTCAAGTCATCGCCGCCGGCGTCCTCTGCATCGCCGCGGGCATGGCCGCCGCAGCGCTCGCCCGCGAGGTCTGGCAGGTCTACCTCACCTACTCCCTCGGCGTGGGGGTCGGCGTTGGGCTGTCCTACGTCCCGGCTGTCGGTGTCGTCCAGCGCTGGTTCATCCGCCGGCGCGGCATGGCCTCCGGCTTCGCCGTGGCCGGCATCGGCGCCGGAACCCTTGTCATGCCCCTCGTCGCCGCAATCGCCATCGAGACCCTCGGCTGGCGGCCTGCATTCGTCCTCCTCGCGGCCGTCGCGCTCGCCATCGGCATCCCCTCCGTCCTCGCCATCGTCCCCACCCCCGCCGACCGCGGCCTCTACCCCGACGGCGACCGCGTGCCGCCGCCGGTGGTCGGCCCGGCCGGCGGCCCCACCGTCGCCCAGGTGCTCCGCACCCGCGCCTTCTGGCTCATGTTCGGCGCCGGCCTCTCCACCAGCCTCGGCATCTTCATCCCCTTCGCCCACCTCACCCCCTACGCCCGCGACCACGGCTACTCCGATGCCTTCGGCGCCCTCCTCGTCGGCTTCATCGGCATCGGCTCAATCGCCGGCCGCCTGGTCCTCGGCGGCTCCGCCGACCGCCTCGGCCGCCGCCGCTCCCTCGCCGGGACGTTCACGGCCATGGGCGTCTGCCTCGCCTGGTGGCTCGTCGCCACCCAGGCCTGGGCCCTGGTCATCTTCGCCCTCGCCTTCGGCGCCTCCTACGGCGGGTTCGTCGCCCTGATGCCGGCCCTCGCCGCCGACTACTTTGCCGGACGCCGCTTCTCCACGGTCCTCGGCCTCATCTACACGAGCGCCGCCGTCGGCGCGCTCGTCGGCCCCACCCTTGCCGGCGCCCTCTACGATGCCCGCGAAAGCTACGCCCTCCCCATCACCCTCGGCATCGTCCTCAACGGCGTCGCCGTCGCCTGCATGGCCCTCCTCCGCGACCCCGCCCCCGCCGGCCGCCCGGCGCCCTCGGCCGCGCCCGCAGCACACTAG